From one Lotus japonicus ecotype B-129 chromosome 3, LjGifu_v1.2 genomic stretch:
- the LOC130743295 gene encoding protein FLX-like 3, which produces MAGRHRGHREPMSGRRGYPPEGPYTRGPPPMPRPHVPPHPALLEEELELQRADMRNLAAENRRLVVENRNLNDDRMALQRELAAVKEDLHRMIGNIRADHDLQLREMAEKGMKLESDLRATEPFKNEAIQLRSEVKKLTNTKQELTGKVQTLTQEVSRLQAENQQIPMLRSDLDNMHQELMRARTMVDYEKKANMDIMEQSQSMQKNLVSMAREVEKLRAELANADGRHWGAGGTYGTKFGSPDGGYTAPYADGYGVHLGAAEKGSLYGASAASRPEKPRMNRR; this is translated from the exons ATGGCAGGAAGGCACCGTGGTCACAGGGAACCGATGAGTGGCCGGAGGGGTTACCCACCTGAAGGGCCTTATACTCGTGGGCCGCCACCGATGCCACGACCGCATGTTCCCCCTCATCCGGCGCTGTTGGAAGAAGAGCTTGAATTGCAGCGTGCTGATATGAGGAATCTTGCGGCGGAAAACAGGAGGCTTGTGGTGGAAAACAGGAACCTGAATGATGACAGGATGGCATTGCAGAGGGAACTTGCAGCCGTCAAGGAGGATCTTCATCGCATGATTGGCAACATTCGCGCTGACCATGATCTGCAATTAAGGGAGATGGCCGAGAAAGGCATGAAGTTGGAGTCTGACCTTAGGGCAACCGAGCCCTTTAAGAATGAAGCTATACAGCTGCGGTCTGAGGTTAAGAAACTTACTAATACCAAACAGGAACTCACAGGGAAGGTTCAGACACTTACACAAGAAGTTTCAAGGTTACAAGCTGAAAATCAACAAATTCCGATGTTGAGGTCTGATTTGGATAACATGCACCAAGAGCTAATGCGTGCCAG aaCCATGGTGGATTATGAAAAGAAAGCAAATATGGATATCATGGAACAGAGTCAGTCAATGCAGAAAAACTTGGTTTCCATGGCCCGGGAAGTTGAGAAATTGCGTGCTGAGCTTGCTAACGCTGATGGCAGACATTGGGGTGCTG gtggaacttaTGGAACAAAGTTTGGTAGCCCAGACGGGGGTTATACAGCGCCATATGCAGATGGGTATGGTGTTCACCTG GGTGCTGCAGAGAAAGGTTCTCTGTATGGGGCTAGTGCTGCTTCAAGGCCTGAGAAACCTCGCATGAATCGTCGTTGA
- the LOC130749733 gene encoding uncharacterized protein LOC130749733, producing MDIEEDPPQNPAKRLKCSACYKQYKKKESLIEHMKASYHSVHHPRCGVCQKYCKSFESLREHLFGPLPKGLCSKIFSEQGCRLCLTLFDSPRSLGEHRVTCRLSSPGFVPLGIYTMPYIGSQIDHRDSSNEDHPGAVALDCEMAGGGSDGSLDLCVRVCLVDEDENLLYHAYVQPPIPVTNYRHDITGITEDDLRDARPLKEVKEKILQILYNGESISKVRLDGGKARLLVGHALAHDLDCLKMNYPDHMLRDTAMYRPLMKTNFVSHSLKYLTRTYLGYDIQLGTHDPYEDSISAMRLYKRMRGQNHQEKNCGTLTSSNNFVGMSDGWKSKELDNLTPDELFDMSKSDYKCWCLDLRPRLAA from the exons ATGGACATTGAAGAAGACCCTCCTCAAAACCCAGCAAAAAG GCTCAAATGCTCAGCATGCTATAAGCAGTATAAGAAGAAAGAGTCTCTGATTGAGCACATGAAAGCCTCATACCACTCTGTCCATCATCCTAGATGTGGTGTCTGTCAAAAGTATTGCAAATCATTTGAATCTCTAAGGGAACATCTTTTCG GTCCTTTGCCTAAAGGACTTTGTTCGAAGATTTTCTCTGAACAGGGTTGTCGGCTTTGCTTGACACTATTTGACAGCCCCAGGTCTCTCGGTGAGCATAGAGTGACATGTCGCCTATCTTCCCCTGGTTTTGTACCCCTA GGAATATACACAATGCCCTATATAGGCTCCCAAATTGATCATCGTGATTCGTCTAATGAAGATCACCCTGGAGCTGTTGCATTAGACTGTGAAATGGCTGGTGGTGGAAGTGATGGATCGCTAGATCTTTGTGTAAGAGTATGCTTGGTCGATGAAGATGAGAATTTACTTTACCATGCATATGTACAGCCTCCAATCCCTGTTACAAACTATAG ACATGATATAACTGGGATAACAGAAGATGATCTTAGAGATGCGAGGCCCCTTAAAGAAGTTAAAGAAAAGATATTGCAAATTTTATACAATGGAGAATCCATTAGCAAAGTTAGATTGGACGGAGGAAAGGCCAGGCTTCTTGTTGGGCATGCATTAGCACATGATTTAGATTGCTTGAAAATGAACTATCCAGATCACATGTTGAG AGACACTGCAATGTACCGTCCATTGATGAAAACAAACTTTGTCAGTCATTCACTCAAGTATCTTACCAGAACATATCTAGG TTATGATATCCAACTCGGCACTCATGACCCATATGAAGATAGTATTTCTGCAATGAGGCTGTATAAGAGAATGCGAGGTCAAAATCATCAGGAGAAAAACTGCGGAACATTGACTTCAAGTAATAACTTTGTCGGCATGTCTGATGGCTGGAAGTCTAAGGAACTTGACAACCTCACACCTGATGAACTCTTTGACATGTCAAAATCAGACTACAAGTGTTGGTGCTTGGATTTGAGACCAAGATTGGCAGCCTGA
- the LOC130749713 gene encoding phospholipase D alpha 4-like: protein MKDKAMEEKPKLIHGTIEATIFNATPYSHRFPFNCLLVNGKPAYVTIKIDNNVVAKTTLERERVWNQTFQIQCAHQDDSPITITLKTPCTILGKLHIQAQRLNEETLINGFFPLLMENGKPNPQLKLRFLLWFKPAYMEPGWEKLISSGEFQGLRNVTFPQRSNCEVKLYHDAHHSSAFQPPFGVCGAPRKLWEDVYKAIEGAKYLIYIAGWSLNPKMVLVRDPETEIPHAREIKLGELLKKKAEEGVAVRVMIWDDETSLPFIMNKGVMKTHDEDTFSYFKHTKVICRKCPRLHYMFPTLFAHHQKTITVDTKAPNSVNEKEIMSFLGGLDLCDGRYDTEKHSLFQTLDEESHYHDFYQTNIAGASLNKGGPREAWHDAHACVTGEAAWDVLTNFEQRWTKQCDASLLVPASTLLNLIPIPSSTPKERNWKVQVYRSIDNVSVSKLFRKLTVESSIHEAYVEAIRLADRFIYIENQYFIGGCHLWEKDRNSGCRNLIPIEIALKVVNKIKARERFAVYIVIPMWPEGVPESEPVQDILHWTRETMKMMYTLIGEAIRECGEPGHPKDYLNFFCLANREKKEKGECLPPHPPNPETQYWNAQKNRRFMVYVHSKLMIVDDVYIIIGSANVNQRSMDGQRDTEIAIGAYQTQDGGDHLINQGDIHAYRMSLWYEHTGSAEELFLEPESLECVQRIRLIGDQMWEIYSGEEIVDMEGVHLVTYPVKVTQEGSLEDSNDGEGHFPDTESLVKGKRSKWLPPISTT from the exons ATGAAGGATAAGGCGATGGAGGAAAAGCCTAAGCTCATCCATGGAACAATTGAAGCTACCATTTTCAACGCCACACCTTACTCACATCGATTTCCCTTCAAC TGTTTGTTGGTAAATGGAAAGCCTGCTTATGTGACCATAAAGATAGACAACAATGTGGTGGCAAAAACAACCTTAGAACGTGAACGTGTCTGGAACCAAACCTTTCAGATTCAATGTGCTCATCAAGATGATTCACCTATCACCATTACACTGAAAACACCATGCACCATATTGGGGAAGCTCCATATCCAGGCCCAGAGGTTGAATGAAGAAACCTTGATCAACGGGTTCTTCCCTCTCCTCATGGAAAATGGAAAGCCAAATCCACAACTTAAACTAAGGTTTTTGCTATGGTTCAAGCCAGCATATATGGAACCAGGTTGGGAAAAGCTAATTAGCAGTGGGGAGTTTCAAGGGCTGAGGAATGTTACATTTCCTCAAAGGTCCAATTGTGAGGTTAAACTCTATCATGATGCTCACCACTCATCTGCTTTCCAACCTCCTTTTGGTGTATGTGGAGCTCCAAGAAAGCTTTGGGAGGATGTGTATAAAGCCATTGAGGGTGCAAAATATTTGATTTACATAGCAGGCTGGTCCTTAAATCCCAAGATGGTTCTG GTTAGAGATCCTGAAACAGAAATACCTCATGCCAGAGAAATAAAGCTGGGTGAGCTATTGAAGAAGAAGGCAGAGGAAGGAGTGGCTGTGAGGGTTATGATTTGGGATGATGAGACATCCTTGCCTTTTATCATGAACAAGGGTGTGATGAAAACACACGATGAGGACACTTTTTCTTACTTCAAACACACAAAAGTAATATGCAGAAAGTGTCCAAGATTACACTACATGTTCCCAACACTCTTTGCTCACCATCAGAAGACCATAACTGTGGACACCAAAGCACCAAACTCTGTTAATGAAAAAGAGATCATGAGCTTCTTGGGGGGTTTAGATTTGTGTGATGGCAGATATGATACAGAGAAACATTCATTGTTTCAAACacttgatgaggaatcacattacCATGACTTCTACCAGACAAACATTGCAGGAGCTAGCCTCAACAAAGGAGGGCCAAGAGAGGCTTGGCATGATGCTCATGCTTGTGTTACAG GAGAGGCTGCTTGGGATGTGTTAACCAATTTTGAGCAAAGGTGGACAAAGCAATGTGATGCTTCTCTTTTAGTCCCAGCTAGCACCTTATTAAACCTTATCCCAATTCCCTCAAGCACCCCAAAAGAGAGGAATTGGAAAGTTCAAGTGTACAGGTCAATTGACAACGTTTCTGTTAGCAAGCTATTTAGAAAACTAACTGTGGAGAGTAGCATCCATGAAGCTTATGTTGAAGCAATTAGGCTTGCTGACAGGTTTATATACATTGAAAACCAGTACTTCATTGGGGGATGCCATTTGTGGGAGAAAGATAGGAATAGTGGCTGCAGAAATCTGATTCCTATTGAAATTGCACTCAAGGTGGTCAATAAGATTAAGGCAAGAGAAAGGTTTGCAGTGTATATAGTCATACCAATGTGGCCAGAAGGAGTGCCTGAAAGTGAACCAGTTCAAGATATACTGCATTGGACCAGAGAAACAATGAAAATGATGTATACGTTGATTGGAGAAGCAATAAGAGAATGTGGGGAGCCAGGGCATCCAAAAGACTATTTGAATTTCTTTTGCCTTGCAAATAgggaaaagaaggaaaaaggggAGTGTCTTCCACCACATCCTCCAAATCCTGAAACACAATACTGGAATGCTCAAAAGAACAGGAGGTTCATGGTTTATGTTCACTCCAAGCTCATGATAG TGGACGATGTATACATAATAATAGGATCAGCAAATGTGAACCAAAGATCCATGGACGGGCAAAGGGACACTGAGATTGCCATAGGTGCCTACCAGACTCAAGATGGAGGTGATCACCTCATAAACCAGGGTGATATTCATGCATACAGGATGTCACTATGGTATGAGCACACTGGGAGTGCTGAGGAATTGTTCTTAGAGCCAGAAAGTTTGGAATGTGTGCAGAGAATCAGATTAATAGGAGATCAAATGTGGGAAATATACAGCGGTGAAGAGATTGTGGACATGGAAGGTGTGCACCTTGTAACTTACCCTGTGAAAGTAACTCAAGAAGGGTCTTTGGAGGACTCAAATGATGGTGAGGGTCATTTTCCTGATACAGAATCTCTAGTGAAAGGGAAAAGATCTAAATGGTTACCTCCTATCTCGACCACTTAA
- the LOC130743112 gene encoding S-protein homolog 29-like → MLKVLVTIFFVLAIIAADMSIVLVQSSDMPVHGQQGGGNIWPWHKTHVSVVNNLGDGVNLFIHCRSKNDDLGPYILPNGNHFRWSFKLNFLLTTLFWCNIRWVSGSTTLVKSFDIYYAKRDNQQCIAKCYRSIQPDGVYFYDEFKNIWWKEYAW, encoded by the coding sequence ATGTTGAAGGTGTTGGTTACAATATTTTTTGTATTGGCGATCATTGCAGCAGACATGTCCATAGTACTTGTTCAATCATCAGATATGCCTGTTCATGGTCAACAAGGTGGAGGAAATATTTGGCCTTGGCACAAAACTCATGTGAGTGTTGTAAATAATTTAGGTGATGGTGTTAATCTCTTCATACATTGTCGTTCAAAGAATGATGATCTTGGCCCATATATCCTTCCCAATGGGAACCACTTTCGATGgtcattcaaattaaattttttactcACAACTTTGTTTTGGTGCAACATAAGATGGGTTTCTGGATCAACAACTTTAGTAAAGAGTTTTGATATTTATTATGCCAAAAGGGACAATCAACAGTGTATAGCGAAATGCTATCGGAGTATTCAACCAGATGGAGTCTATTTTTACGATGAGTTCAAAAACATCTGGTGGAAGGAATACGCATGGTAA
- the LOC130749309 gene encoding PRA1 family protein F2 yields the protein MTNYGTIPTSSSPPTTNLEFISRAKTKIKEGLGTRRPWKLMFNFRSFNLPAGFADAISRVKINIGYFQMNYALVVLLVIFVSLIWHPISLIVFLALMAVWVFLYFLRDEPLVIFGRLISDRVVLVLMAILTVGLLLLTGATLNILISLLVGVVLVVIHAAFRRTDDLFVDEEEAYGFAPAGGSSAAAS from the coding sequence ATGACCAACTACGGCACAATCCCCACCTCCTCTTCACCACCAACAACCAACCTCGAGTTCATCTCACGCGCCAAGACCAAGATCAAAGAAGGTCTCGGCACGCGCCGCCCATGGAAGCTCATGTTCAActtccgatccttcaacctCCCCGCCGGCTTCGCCGACGCAATCTCGCGCGTGAAGATCAACATCGGTTACTTCCAGATGAACTACGCGCTCGTCGTGCTCCTTGTCATCTTCGTCAGCCTCATCTGGCACCCAATCTCGCTCATCGTGTTTCTCGCTCTCATGGCCGTCTGGGTCTTCCTCTACTTCCTCCGTGACGAGCCGCTGGTTATCTTCGGCCGCCTCATCAGCGACCGTGTTGTGCTTGTCCTCATGGCGATACTCACCGTCGGGCTGCTGCTACTCACCGGTGCTACCCTTAACATCCTCATCTCGCTGCTTGTTGGGGTGGTGCTCGTGGTGATCCACGCCGCGTTTAGGAGGACCGATGATCTGTTCGTGGATGAGGAAGAAGCTTATGGGTTCGCTCCCGCCGGTGGCTCCTCCGCCGCAGCGTCTTGA